A region from the Schistocerca serialis cubense isolate TAMUIC-IGC-003099 chromosome 1, iqSchSeri2.2, whole genome shotgun sequence genome encodes:
- the LOC126469522 gene encoding UDP-glucuronosyltransferase 2A3-like produces MGSYVRAHPNVRVFVTQGGLQSMNEAAYFGVPTVGIPFLGDQPLNVAKMAASGIGIRLDVKYLTKESLIHAVKTVLEESSYKENMQQLSVIYREHQAPSLDRAIWWLEYVLRHNGTRHMRSPSLDFNFWQLWLIDVLCVIAAIASVIFFFLYARLRKLAAMITSIKKLKSH; encoded by the exons ATGGGGTCATATGTAAGAG CTCACCCTAATGTGCGTGTGTTTGTGACGCAAGGAGGACTACAGAGCATGAATGAAGCAGCATACTTTGGTGTGCCCACAGTAGGTATCCCTTTCCTTGGTGACCAGCCCCTCAATGTTGCTAAGATGGCTGCTTCAGGCATAGGCATACGTCTTGATGTCAAATATCTCACAAAGGAATCACTGATACATGCAGTCAAGACTGTTTTGGAAGAGTCTAG CTACAAGGAAAACATGCAGCAGTTGTCTGTCATCTATCGTGAGCACCAAGCGCCATCACTGGATCGAGCAATATGGTGGTTGGAGTACGTGCTCCGCCACAACGGGACACGTCACATGCGCAGCCCATCACTTGACTTCAACTTCTGGCAGCTGTGGCTTATTGATGTGCTGTGTGTAATTGCTGCTATTGCATCAGTCATCTTTTTCTTTTTATATGCTAGGTTACGTAAGCTGGCAGCAATGATTACATcgataaagaaattaaaaagtcATTAA